The genomic window TGAAGCTGCAGGAGTCCCCGGACGCTGTGCCGCACGGGGAGATGCCGCGGCACTTGCAGCTGTACTGCGACAGGTACCGGCGCGACCTCCCCACCCTGACCCCGCTGCGTATTGCTGGTGCCATCCTTTTGCCCGCTACCatcctctgcttttctcctttttcttaggTACCTGTGTGACAAAGTTGTCCCGGGGAACAGAGTCACTATCATGGGCATCTACTCCATCAAGAAATCCACCCAGAGCAAGAACAGAAGCCGTGACAACGTGGGCGTGGGCATCCGAAGCGCTTATATCCGCGTGGTGGGCATCCAGGTGGACGTGGAGGGCTCAGGTGAGGGCTGCTTTTGGTGCCCATGTGGTCTGTGTTGGTAGCCTCATGTTGGGATAGTCCCTTCCTGAAGAAGGTGGTCCCTCAGCAAGGACTGCATGAAGTCACAGCCTGGGTCCTTCTCTGCTGCTTATATAGCAGAAGGTTCAAGCCAGTCCAGGGGTCTAACTTGCCCTGAACGCTCTGTAGTCATGTCCTGTGTGACTTTTTCTCAGTGATATTAGACGAGGAGGCTTCAGCCTGAGTCCTCCAAGGTATTTAAGTGCTTTTATCTTATTGATCTTAGTGGGACTCTGCTAAGCCATCCCTGAGGATCTGGGCTGAAGTCGACGGTTAAAATTGAGCTATGTATTTAAAACATGGTCCTGACTGTAATTCTCCCGCTGGTTCCTCCAGAGCTGCTTTGTCCAAGGTCCTTGCTTTTTCTTACTAGCCTCTAAGGACACAGCCTGCCTTGCTGGGATAGCAAACGCCTGCCCTCTCCACCCTTCCCACCCGGTGGCACTTGGCGTGATCTTCAAGAAGAGATTTTGGCGGTAGCGGGTGTGGGGGGAGTAgcatcatttattttaaaacatccatTTGTTTGCTGTTGCATCATTCTCCTCATCCCTGTACAGGACACAGCTTTGCTGGCTCGGTGACCCCTCAAGAAGAGGAGGAGCTTCGTCGCCTTGCCGCCATGCCCAACATCTATGAGACCATCGCCAAGAGCATCGCCCCCTCCATCTACGGCAGCACCGACATCAAGAAGGCCATTGCCTGCCTCTTATTTGGAGGCTCTCGCAAGAGGTGGGGAGAAGTCCGCCCGGTGGAGAGAGCGTGGCGGCAGGGGTGTCGTTCATGGCACAAAGCCCTCGCACGGTCTTCTGGCGGTGCTGCCAGCCGCCTGCCACTAGACAGCAACGTTTGGTTATCAAAATAAAGGCTCACCgactctccttccctctctttttcccACTGTCCAGGCTCCCGGATGGGCTGACCCGCAGAGGAGACATCAACTTACTGATGCTGGGTGACCCCGGCACGGCCAAATCCCAGCTGCTGAAGTTCGTCGAGAAGTGTTCGCCCATTGGGGTAGGTGGTTTGAGGTGCTCGCTTGTAGCGCGGCTCgtttcttccttctgctccctgCGTAGCACCGAGGACCAGACCGTGGTCCAGCAGATACCTGCCCGCGCATCCACAGCTCGACTGGCTGGCAGAGGTGTGAACTGCCATTTCTGGTGCGAGCCTGGAAGAGATGGGGCGCAGGGCAGGGGacgagggagggaaggggaagcggGTAATGCTTTTCATTATGATACGAGCCAGGCTATTTGCAGGCGTCCAAAGACGTGACTGGTGCTGTTGTTTGTTGTTGAGACTTGATCAGCAGAGAGCCTGGCTGGTCAGGACAAATGAAGTTGACTGCATCTCAGGCACGGACCTGCAGGCTGAGCCCAGGCATGAAATTATATTTTCGGCTGTGTTTTCTTGTAGTCTCTATTAAACTCGGCCGCTGACTGCGTTGTTCCCTCGGGGGGAAACAAAGCTAATGCAGCAGCGCGCTAAACAATGAATCACTCCCTGTTCTGTACTTAATACCTGTATTTGTGTGTCTTCAAGCCCTCTGGTGCGTCACAGCTGCTTAGTCCGAGGCCTGGGACTAGGCAATAGTCTTGCTCGGTACCCAGCAGGTCTGCTTTTGGCACGTGTCGAGGGCTTTTCCTGGAGGTCCTTCTgtttcctccagcagctctggtttTTGCAATGCCGGGGCTGCTTTGTCCTCCGTCGGGAGCGGTGGGCTCCTGGGATCTGCGGTGGCTGACGTGCTCTCCCCTTCCTTGTCCCTCGTGCTGCTAGGTGTACACCTCGGGGAAAGGCAGCAGCGCTGCCGGCTTGACAGCCTCGGTGATCCGCGACCCTTCCTCCAGGAGTTTCTTCATGGAAGGAGGAGCGATGGTGCTGGCGGATGGGGGAGTGGTGTGCATCGACGAGTTCGACAAGGTACCCGTGGGGCTGCCCGCGTGGGAGCGGGGAAGAGAGCCCTTGGGCTGCCGGCTTCTCCCAGGAGAGCCCAGAGCTGCAGGAGAAAGGGTGACTCTCCTGAGGCTGCCTCGctttcttttggggaaagaaatagGGCTGCTGGGAAACTGGTTACGTCCTGCGCTCTTGGGCAGAGGTTCTTGCAGAGCTTTACCTCGGGGGTCAGCGTCAGTGGGTATGTAGCCGAGGTCTGGCGGAAGAGACTGATGATgacttttttgggttttttttcctcttcgcCTCATTTCTCGCACCTCGGATGAAAAGATGCGGGAGGATGACCGCGTGGCCATTCACGAGGCCATGGAGCAGCAGACCATCTCCATTGCTAAGGTGAGTTACGGGTGCGTGTTGCCCCGGGGCGGGAGCCTGACTTGCCACTGGGTTTCTGAGAGCCTAGCAGCCAGTGGCCAGGCATCTTTTGCCAGAATTGCCCATTTTAGAGTCCAGGCAGTGGTTTTGATGGTTACTGGTTTCTCTGATCTGAGACCGGTCAGCCCTGCCTGTAGGCTTCGGGTTGTCTTCTCTCAGGCAGCCTGAACTTTGGCAGGACTGAAACAAGCTCCCTCTCTTCTGCCTGTCCTCTGCTCCTCGAGGTTTAGTAGTTCTGCTGATGTCCCTGTGCCACAGCCTGATATCACTTCATTTGCTTCCTTCccactgctctccagcctctcagaAGATCTATAGAAACTGCCTGACATCCTGGTGCCAGGTCTTCTCTCAAACCAGAGTTCCTCTTCATTTTCACTGCTCAGCCTTTTTTTTGTAGCACCTCTGCTCCCTCCTGGTCGCTCTGGCTCACCCCTTAGCTGTTCAGCTGAGCACCCACCACCGCTTTTCCTTGCTGCTCGCTCTTGCCCTGCTACCTGCAAACCCACGCTTTGCTCCTGCGGCTGCTCGGGGGACTCGGACCCGGCTGCCGCGTTTCCAACTCAGATCGCAAACTTGGGGTCTTGCGTGTCGTTGCCCTTGACGTGAGGTTTTAAGTGAAGTTACTCGGTGCTCAAGCCTCAGCTGAAGCCAGTCCTCCTCCAGAAGGACATGTGGGTCCAGCCCCACGTAGCTCCTGTGCTGACCCCTCTCCAGCGTGGATTACAGAGCGATTGGATGCTACGTAGggggttttatttaaatgcaagtgATCGAGGATGAGTCCTTGCAAACTGGTTTGGACCTTTCACTACGAGTTGGTAGCCTTCTAGCCCTGCTGTGACATGGATGTGGTCTTGACCCCGTCCGTTTCTCCTTCCCCCCGCAGGCAGGAATCACAACCACACTCAACTCCCGCTGctcagtgctggcagctgccaacTCCGTCTTCGGGCGCTGGGATGAGACCAAAGGCGAGGAGAACATCGATTTTATGCCCACCATCCTGTCCCGGTTTGACATGATCTTCATCGTCAAGGATGAGCACAATGAGGAGCGAGACATGGTGGGTCGGGGCGCACAGGGGCAGCTGGGACTGGTGATGCCCCATTTTTTAGGAGGaggatgcggggggggggtggttctgCTGCCTGACTGCCTTCTGCTCTCCTAGACACTGGCCAAGCACGTCATGTCCTTACACGTGAGCGCCTTGACCCAGACCCAGGCCGTGGAGGGCGAGATCGAGCTGAACAAGCTGAAGAAGCTCATCTCCTTCTGTCGGACGTGAGTGCGAGGCATGACTTTTTGCGAGCGCTCTGTCTGGGTGacctatttttttcctaactccTGCCTCGAAAAAAGGGAAGCGAGAGCAGCTCGCAACGGTGCCGCAGCGTGGCCCGAGGAAAGGAGGGGCGCCCGGGGACCCCCACCACTGCCCAGGGGACCGTCCCCATCGACGTTGCGTCCATCTCCTGTCCCCCCCTTGCAGGAAATGTGGCCCTCGGctgtcggcggcggcggcggagaagCTGAAGAACCGCTACGTCCTGATGCGGAGCGGCACTCGCCAGCACGAGCAGGAGAGCGACCGGCGTTCCAGCATCCCCATCACCGTCCGGTGAGCGAGCCTGCTCTCTTCTCCCCACCGAAACCCTCGGGGTTGGGATTGCATCGCTGGGTGTAGCCCGGGAGGGGAGTTAGTGGggtgctgggatttgggggagcCCTGTGTGAACAGGGCAACGCTGGAGGTGCCGCAGGGGGCGGGGGGACAGGAGGTGCCTGGAGTGGGGTTAAGTGGGTGTCAGGGCTCAGGGGGGAAGGAGACGACCCCTCGGAGCCGCAGTAGAAAGCAGGGAACGTCTCCTTTGGCCGCAGGCAGCTGGAGGCCATCGTGCGCATCGCCGAGTCCCTGGGGAAGATGAAGCTTCAGCCCTTCGCCACCGAGGCAGACGTCGAGGAGGCCTTGCGGCTCTTCCAGGTGTCCACGCTTGATGCAGCCATGTCGGGCAGCCTGTCAGGTGAGGGGGAGAtgctctgtgctggggacaggaggGATGTGTCTGGTCCGGCTGCTCAGGGCAAGGAGAGCTGAGCTTCCCTCCCCGGACCAGGCTGGG from Accipiter gentilis chromosome 18, bAccGen1.1, whole genome shotgun sequence includes these protein-coding regions:
- the MCM5 gene encoding DNA replication licensing factor MCM5, producing the protein MSGFDDPGIYYSDSFGGDASVDEGQVRKSQLQKRFKEFLRQYRVGTDRTGFTFKYRDELKRHYNLSQYWVEVEMEDLASFDEDLADYLYKQPAEHLQLLEEAAKEVADEVTRPRPSGEETLQDIQVMLRSDANAANIRSLKSDQMSHLVKIPGIVIAATPVRAKATKIAIQCRSCRNTISNIAVRPGLEGYALPRKCNTEQAGRPKCPLDPYFIMPDKCKCVDFQVLKLQESPDAVPHGEMPRHLQLYCDRYLCDKVVPGNRVTIMGIYSIKKSTQSKNRSRDNVGVGIRSAYIRVVGIQVDVEGSGHSFAGSVTPQEEEELRRLAAMPNIYETIAKSIAPSIYGSTDIKKAIACLLFGGSRKRLPDGLTRRGDINLLMLGDPGTAKSQLLKFVEKCSPIGVYTSGKGSSAAGLTASVIRDPSSRSFFMEGGAMVLADGGVVCIDEFDKMREDDRVAIHEAMEQQTISIAKAGITTTLNSRCSVLAAANSVFGRWDETKGEENIDFMPTILSRFDMIFIVKDEHNEERDMTLAKHVMSLHVSALTQTQAVEGEIELNKLKKLISFCRTKCGPRLSAAAAEKLKNRYVLMRSGTRQHEQESDRRSSIPITVRQLEAIVRIAESLGKMKLQPFATEADVEEALRLFQVSTLDAAMSGSLSGAEGFTTQEDQEMLSRIEKQLKRRFAIGSQVSEHSIVQDFMRQKYPEHAIYKVLQLMMRRGEIQHRMQRKVLYRIK